One genomic region from Candidatus Nanosynbacter sp. TM7-074 encodes:
- a CDS encoding DsbA family protein, with product MNKKSWIIFSIIVIAIVGGMIYISTQNRLNVSDITNDQLNTAIAAESRNGNIADHEIGSKSAKVTIVEYADYQCPGCSAAAPKTEEIAKKYKDNVQLIFRNFPIAGSHPNARAAAAVAEAAGLQGKFWEMNSLLYSSQDAWKNASATERDTIFRSYAEKLNLNIDQYKIDVASNKVKNKIDFDMALGRKHGVAATPTFYVNGKNTEMDSSGSIESSVKEALKKAGVEIKD from the coding sequence ATGAACAAGAAAAGCTGGATAATTTTCTCAATTATTGTAATAGCAATTGTTGGCGGAATGATTTATATTTCAACACAAAATCGACTCAATGTGAGCGATATCACAAACGATCAGTTGAACACAGCAATAGCCGCAGAGTCCCGAAACGGCAACATTGCCGACCATGAAATTGGCAGCAAGAGCGCTAAGGTGACTATTGTTGAGTACGCGGACTATCAATGTCCTGGCTGTAGCGCTGCTGCACCAAAAACTGAAGAAATTGCAAAAAAATACAAGGATAATGTGCAACTTATCTTCCGCAACTTCCCAATTGCTGGCTCACACCCAAATGCACGAGCTGCCGCAGCCGTCGCTGAAGCCGCTGGACTGCAAGGAAAATTCTGGGAGATGAATAGTCTCTTATACTCTAGCCAGGACGCCTGGAAGAATGCCAGTGCCACAGAGCGCGACACGATATTTAGGTCATATGCAGAAAAATTAAACCTCAACATTGATCAGTATAAAATCGATGTTGCCAGTAACAAGGTTAAGAATAAGATTGACTTTGACATGGCATTAGGGCGCAAACATGGTGTTGCCGCCACTCCAACCTTCTATGTCAATGGAAAAAACACTGAAATGGATAGTTCAGGCTCAATTGAATCGTCAGTAAAAGAAGCGCTTAAAAAGGCTGGCGTAGAAATAAAAGATTAA
- a CDS encoding restriction endonuclease has product MDSYTVGTVVIFCLITWIIASPFVVFYYHKRYITAYRELEELRQEVSPAVDIQLTQMSASEGAQSTNKQPITENRSTPTTPLSDHELLTKIRSMSPYNFEKYIAQLFEHFGYSAATTPYKRDGGIDIVLYKNGVQSYVQCKKYIKQIVKVSEVRDFYGAVVDHLHGGEAFFVTTNIFSSDARRFVKYSTNGNKIRLIDNTGLLTIIRALEDKGVVIPIPDVSDISQKIKPCPRCRGGHLVIRHSKNNHSPFYGCSNYPECRYMQKIDS; this is encoded by the coding sequence ATGGATAGCTATACGGTGGGCACTGTAGTCATCTTTTGTTTAATTACGTGGATCATCGCCAGTCCTTTTGTAGTGTTTTATTATCATAAACGATATATCACAGCCTACCGGGAGCTAGAGGAATTACGCCAGGAAGTATCGCCCGCAGTAGATATCCAGTTAACCCAAATGTCTGCTTCGGAAGGGGCACAATCAACGAACAAGCAGCCCATTACCGAGAACAGGTCTACTCCAACCACACCACTCAGCGACCATGAACTGCTCACCAAAATTCGCTCCATGTCGCCGTATAATTTCGAAAAATACATCGCTCAATTATTTGAACATTTTGGCTATTCGGCTGCAACCACTCCGTATAAACGCGACGGTGGCATCGACATTGTATTATACAAAAACGGCGTCCAAAGTTATGTCCAATGTAAAAAGTATATTAAACAAATTGTCAAAGTATCCGAAGTGCGTGATTTTTATGGTGCAGTTGTTGATCATTTACACGGCGGCGAGGCATTCTTTGTCACGACAAACATCTTCTCATCGGACGCGCGAAGATTTGTAAAATATTCTACCAATGGCAACAAAATACGGCTTATTGATAACACGGGACTACTTACCATCATTCGCGCCCTTGAAGATAAAGGTGTCGTAATACCAATTCCTGACGTATCAGACATATCTCAAAAAATTAAACCATGTCCACGCTGTCGTGGCGGTCATCTGGTAATAAGACACAGCAAAAATAATCATTCACCATTCTACGGATGCTCGAATTATCCCGAATGTCGATACATGCAAAAAATAGACTCTTAA
- the murC gene encoding UDP-N-acetylmuramate--L-alanine ligase, producing the protein MRIYFSGIGGVGIGPLSRIALGAGYDVCGSDKSPSLITDELEVAGIAISFDQSGEYLQSEHKKAPFDWFIHTAALPDDHPELVLARELGIKTSKRDELLAQIIADKDLKLIAIAGTHGKTTTTSMLVWVMQQLQIPVSYSVGSTLSFAPSGEFDENSQFFVYECDEFDRNFLHFSPEISLITSVDYDHPDTYPTEKSYLEAFHEFGEKSKKIIVWQENSTIFNPKNLITLSSANQNITIPGKHNRKNATLIIEALKHMSTSANKSEIYQAINSFPGSGRRFEKLADNLYSDYGHHPIEIRATLQMARELSDQVILVYQPHQNVRQYEIIDQYTADIFCDANEIYWLPTYLTRENPDLPILTPQQLAKNINPEKLHFAELDDNLWQNITTAQESGKLVLCMGAGTIDGWIREQLAKS; encoded by the coding sequence ATGAGAATTTATTTTTCGGGAATTGGTGGTGTTGGCATCGGTCCACTTAGTAGGATTGCCTTAGGGGCAGGTTATGATGTCTGCGGCTCCGATAAATCACCAAGTCTTATCACTGATGAGTTAGAAGTAGCCGGCATAGCTATTTCCTTTGATCAATCTGGTGAATATTTACAGTCAGAACATAAAAAGGCGCCTTTTGACTGGTTCATCCATACCGCCGCATTACCCGATGATCACCCAGAGTTAGTTTTAGCCAGAGAATTAGGTATAAAAACCAGTAAGCGCGACGAACTATTGGCGCAGATAATTGCCGATAAAGATCTCAAGCTCATTGCAATTGCCGGCACCCACGGGAAAACCACCACCACAAGCATGTTAGTTTGGGTGATGCAGCAACTGCAAATTCCCGTCAGCTATTCCGTTGGCTCGACATTAAGCTTTGCGCCAAGTGGAGAATTTGATGAAAATAGTCAATTTTTCGTGTACGAGTGTGATGAATTTGATCGCAATTTCTTACATTTTTCTCCGGAAATTAGTTTAATTACCTCTGTAGATTATGACCACCCCGACACATATCCAACAGAAAAATCTTATTTAGAGGCTTTCCATGAATTTGGCGAAAAATCCAAAAAAATTATTGTCTGGCAAGAAAACTCCACCATATTTAATCCAAAAAACCTAATCACTTTAAGTAGCGCCAACCAAAATATTACTATACCTGGTAAACATAATCGAAAAAATGCCACACTGATAATTGAAGCGTTAAAGCACATGTCCACATCCGCCAATAAGTCAGAAATATATCAAGCAATTAATTCTTTTCCAGGATCAGGTCGCCGCTTTGAAAAATTGGCCGACAACTTATACTCTGATTATGGTCATCATCCAATTGAAATTCGCGCGACATTACAAATGGCCCGAGAATTATCAGACCAGGTAATACTAGTATATCAACCACATCAAAACGTACGTCAGTATGAAATAATAGACCAATATACCGCGGACATTTTCTGTGATGCTAATGAAATTTACTGGCTACCAACCTACCTGACTAGAGAAAATCCAGACCTACCGATTCTAACACCACAACAACTCGCCAAAAATATTAACCCAGAAAAACTTCATTTTGCCGAGCTTGATGATAATCTGTGGCAAAATATCACTACAGCACAAGAATCAGGAAAACTAGTCCTCTGTATGGGCGCAGGTACAATTGATGGCTGGATTCGCGAACAACTAGCTAAAAGTTAA
- a CDS encoding glycoside hydrolase family 5 protein: MSHHSSSPAMPGVNLGGWLVLERWMTPSVFAGTDATNEYELSQTVDGQARIQQHRQTFIQEADIKWLAHAGVHLIRLPIGYWVLEDQPPYISAKPQLDWLMDMARQYDLQVLLDLHAAPGAQNASDHSGSGNTGSVQWYQRVNQQKTTQTLLDITGEYGEHPALWGIELLNEPLVTTRRERWRLWWWTHKTSRKLRSKLPPHVRIVASDCYQPAWWSGRVGSNTLDIHHYQCFSDADNQATSLTHHRQVLDQRSDEYRDYAQQQPLIIGEWSATLPPGIASDDTEYAHCQSQLAVPANVDAWFYWSYKTESLGAWNFRDCHAKGWFDGMLSSR, translated from the coding sequence ATGAGCCATCACTCCTCCTCGCCTGCCATGCCCGGTGTCAATCTGGGCGGTTGGCTAGTGCTCGAACGATGGATGACGCCAAGCGTATTTGCCGGAACGGACGCGACCAACGAATATGAACTGTCTCAAACCGTAGACGGCCAGGCGCGTATCCAGCAGCATCGACAAACATTCATCCAGGAAGCTGATATCAAGTGGCTGGCGCACGCTGGCGTGCATTTGATACGGCTGCCGATTGGTTATTGGGTTCTCGAGGATCAGCCGCCGTATATATCAGCAAAGCCGCAGCTTGACTGGCTGATGGACATGGCTCGGCAGTATGATTTACAGGTTCTGCTCGACCTCCACGCCGCACCTGGTGCTCAAAACGCCAGCGACCACAGCGGTAGTGGCAACACCGGTAGCGTTCAATGGTATCAACGCGTCAATCAGCAAAAAACCACACAGACACTGCTGGATATTACCGGTGAATACGGTGAGCATCCCGCGCTGTGGGGTATCGAACTACTCAATGAACCACTAGTAACGACACGACGCGAACGGTGGCGACTGTGGTGGTGGACACACAAAACGAGCCGGAAATTGCGTAGTAAATTGCCGCCTCATGTGCGCATCGTGGCATCTGATTGCTACCAGCCAGCCTGGTGGTCGGGGCGCGTCGGGTCTAACACGCTGGATATACACCATTACCAGTGCTTTTCCGATGCGGATAATCAAGCGACATCGCTAACTCACCACCGTCAGGTGCTTGACCAACGGTCTGACGAGTACCGCGATTATGCCCAGCAGCAGCCGCTGATCATTGGCGAATGGAGTGCTACTTTGCCGCCAGGCATTGCTAGCGACGACACCGAATACGCTCACTGCCAATCGCAACTTGCCGTACCAGCAAACGTCGATGCTTGGTTTTACTGGAGCTACAAGACCGAAAGCCTCGGGGCTTGGAACTTTCGTGATTGCCATGCTAAGGGGTGGTTTGACGGTATGCTTAGCTCGCGGTAG
- a CDS encoding mechanosensitive ion channel family protein: MDKLIKQFLDSSTLGQWLHGNNMGWLISERIIDTLSVVVGSVFVYFIVKYLLSSAIHYSIRSTAKHRSWHRKDMEKREKTLIQLTRSFWRIIIIFYVMAIIANKLFSFDLSPLFASAGIIGVALGFGAQSLVKDFLSGIFIIAENQYRVGDVVDVMGAAGTVERVGTRTTVIRDSGGNVHYVPNGTIQHVINKTMGYSMSRFSIYIDPSSDISEVTHIINSTGEKLAKEKAWQKKIIDPPKFVSVGDITGRGTELIIAGKTQPSDQWAVTSEMRHRLLQNFDREGVLLATLPTPTPIIKK, from the coding sequence ATGGATAAGCTTATAAAACAGTTTTTGGACTCTTCTACTTTGGGGCAATGGTTACACGGCAATAACATGGGCTGGTTAATTAGCGAGCGTATTATTGACACCCTAAGCGTTGTTGTTGGCTCCGTTTTTGTCTACTTTATCGTAAAATATTTACTTTCTTCGGCGATACATTATTCCATTCGCTCCACCGCCAAACATCGCTCTTGGCATCGTAAAGACATGGAAAAACGCGAGAAAACTCTCATCCAACTAACGCGTAGTTTTTGGCGAATTATTATTATTTTTTACGTCATGGCAATTATCGCCAATAAGTTGTTCTCATTTGATTTATCTCCGCTATTCGCCAGCGCTGGCATTATTGGTGTAGCCTTAGGATTTGGCGCTCAGTCGCTGGTTAAGGATTTTCTATCGGGAATTTTTATCATTGCCGAAAACCAATATCGTGTTGGCGACGTGGTCGACGTCATGGGAGCAGCTGGCACAGTCGAGAGAGTAGGTACTCGCACCACTGTTATACGCGACTCTGGCGGTAATGTTCATTACGTGCCCAACGGCACAATCCAGCACGTCATCAACAAAACGATGGGCTATAGCATGTCGCGATTTAGTATTTATATTGACCCCAGCTCTGATATATCTGAGGTTACACACATTATTAATTCTACTGGCGAAAAATTAGCCAAAGAAAAAGCTTGGCAAAAGAAAATTATTGATCCACCTAAATTTGTTTCTGTCGGTGACATTACTGGGCGAGGCACAGAATTAATTATTGCTGGAAAAACTCAGCCATCCGACCAATGGGCAGTAACTTCTGAAATGCGTCATCGCTTGCTGCAAAACTTTGACCGCGAAGGAGTCCTTCTGGCAACGCTGCCAACACCAACACCAATAATTAAAAAATAG
- a CDS encoding nucleoside triphosphate pyrophosphohydrolase family protein, which translates to MKFNDYSAKALSTLTDKDSHQYGDVDARLMSQVLGLSGEAGEVMEKFKKILRDKDGKISDDDRAAIIKELGDALWYINSISHLLGSSLEEVARKNNDKLLSRQSRGKIHGSGDDR; encoded by the coding sequence ATGAAATTTAACGACTACTCAGCAAAAGCACTTTCTACATTGACAGACAAAGATTCTCATCAGTATGGTGATGTTGATGCTAGACTAATGTCTCAGGTTTTGGGGTTGAGCGGTGAAGCTGGTGAAGTAATGGAGAAATTTAAGAAAATATTGCGAGACAAAGATGGCAAAATCTCTGATGATGATCGTGCCGCAATCATTAAGGAGCTGGGTGATGCACTCTGGTATATTAATTCTATATCTCATCTGCTTGGCAGTAGCTTAGAAGAAGTGGCGCGGAAAAATAACGATAAACTACTTAGTCGTCAGAGTCGCGGAAAGATTCATGGTAGTGGTGATGATCGTTAA
- a CDS encoding YtxH domain-containing protein, whose protein sequence is MKKVLAIIGAAAAGFAAGILTAPKSGKETRKDLKKKAIKLKADTEKVAGKAAAVAKDSVDSLKVGSRKVGDAVTETAKDVKGNVEKRFK, encoded by the coding sequence ATGAAAAAAGTATTAGCAATTATCGGTGCAGCAGCAGCAGGTTTTGCAGCAGGAATTTTAACGGCGCCAAAGAGCGGTAAGGAGACTCGTAAGGATTTAAAGAAGAAGGCTATCAAACTGAAGGCTGACACGGAAAAAGTTGCCGGTAAGGCGGCTGCGGTAGCTAAAGATAGCGTTGATTCATTAAAAGTTGGTTCCCGAAAAGTAGGCGATGCTGTCACGGAAACTGCGAAAGACGTTAAGGGTAACGTTGAAAAGCGATTTAAGTAA
- a CDS encoding VIT1/CCC1 transporter family protein — translation MAASAGAGISSAVILILGIANLITDRFSMGSSAYLAASAEHDELVHNKEKRSSSKIIGLMTFLAFVIVGSVPVLPYLIDVIANLKISSTTLFYVSSILTAVVFVLIGFIKGKVSEQSPWRSSVITLTLGAIAAGLAYFAGDILASWLGVRL, via the coding sequence GTGGCAGCCTCAGCTGGAGCTGGAATTTCCAGCGCAGTGATCCTTATTTTAGGTATTGCTAATTTAATTACCGATAGATTCTCAATGGGATCCAGCGCCTACTTAGCGGCAAGCGCTGAACATGATGAGCTGGTTCATAATAAGGAAAAGCGGTCCTCATCAAAAATAATAGGACTAATGACATTTTTAGCCTTCGTCATAGTTGGCAGCGTACCGGTCCTGCCATACTTAATTGATGTTATAGCAAACCTAAAAATTTCCAGCACAACATTATTTTACGTTAGCTCAATATTAACTGCTGTCGTATTCGTATTAATCGGCTTCATTAAAGGAAAGGTCAGCGAGCAATCGCCGTGGCGATCATCCGTAATCACTCTAACGCTAGGTGCAATTGCAGCTGGTTTGGCTTACTTTGCTGGTGATATTTTAGCATCTTGGTTAGGTGTTCGACTATAA
- the trmB gene encoding tRNA (guanosine(46)-N7)-methyltransferase TrmB, producing MSFVDPNQFIITRKRKKYKFALFHNSPLCFEFDEWVPHQVDVVEIGAGNGMFIVELAARHPEQVFVAVDVKGDRLQKGAREAEAHQLNNVFFVRARADQLGELFTPNSLNAIWLTFSDPFPRKRSAGRRLTHPHFLKTYAELLCADGSLIIKHDNPDFFNWSLEQLVTEGWRLKELTFDLHESDLGEDYKILTAYEQRWLSEGRIINFVKAVRG from the coding sequence ATGAGTTTTGTCGATCCAAATCAGTTTATTATTACACGTAAACGTAAGAAATATAAGTTTGCATTATTTCATAATTCGCCGCTATGCTTTGAGTTTGATGAATGGGTGCCGCACCAGGTTGATGTGGTGGAAATTGGTGCTGGTAACGGTATGTTTATAGTGGAGTTAGCGGCCCGTCATCCGGAACAGGTGTTTGTGGCGGTCGACGTTAAGGGCGATCGCTTGCAGAAAGGTGCGCGGGAAGCGGAGGCTCACCAGCTTAATAATGTGTTTTTTGTTAGGGCCCGGGCTGATCAGCTTGGCGAGTTGTTTACGCCCAACTCGCTAAATGCTATTTGGCTGACTTTCTCTGATCCGTTTCCGCGAAAGCGCAGTGCTGGACGTCGTTTGACGCATCCGCATTTTCTGAAAACTTATGCCGAGTTGCTATGTGCCGATGGGTCGTTAATTATCAAACACGATAATCCTGACTTTTTCAATTGGAGTCTCGAGCAGCTGGTTACTGAAGGTTGGCGTTTGAAAGAATTGACCTTTGATTTGCACGAGTCAGATCTCGGCGAAGATTACAAAATCCTTACCGCCTACGAACAGCGTTGGCTGAGTGAGGGTAGAATTATCAATTTTGTAAAAGCGGTGCGCGGCTAA
- a CDS encoding CBS domain-containing protein, with protein sequence MMIMLIIGYLAVLATLLIVMGVQPNMPSHSQFELQRRSKKGDKKADIYLRQQKFLCDIISLQRASASLLLVILTVLSVNLFHWTIGLISSMIIALEIGAVARIRLWQKYSQQLYEKYESQILAIIERHQLLFSLIRSVSPMVNGSRVVESKDELLEIVARSSRVFSANEKKLINSGLKFNDMRVESVMTPRSMIEAVPVDEFLGPLALDDLHKKGYSRFPVIQGDIDHIVGMLRIQDLLTIDRKSKSHRAEKVMSRDVYYIDKAQTLQYALAAFLKTQHHLFIVINELRETVGLLSLGDVMEELFGRKIDNEFDSEEGLCKVIERKNRSTNSL encoded by the coding sequence ATGATGATAATGCTAATTATTGGATATTTAGCTGTTTTAGCGACGTTGTTGATTGTGATGGGGGTCCAACCAAATATGCCGTCGCACAGTCAATTTGAACTGCAACGTCGAAGTAAAAAGGGCGACAAAAAAGCTGATATTTATTTGCGGCAGCAAAAATTCTTATGCGATATAATTTCTTTGCAACGAGCGTCGGCGTCTTTACTGCTGGTTATTTTAACAGTTCTTAGTGTCAATTTATTTCACTGGACAATTGGACTCATATCATCAATGATAATTGCTCTTGAAATCGGTGCAGTGGCGCGGATCCGTTTGTGGCAAAAATATTCACAGCAGTTATATGAAAAATATGAATCACAAATCTTAGCGATTATTGAACGTCATCAATTATTGTTTTCGCTAATTCGTTCGGTTTCGCCAATGGTAAATGGTAGTCGTGTAGTTGAGTCGAAGGATGAGCTATTGGAGATAGTTGCTCGGTCGAGTAGAGTTTTCTCTGCTAACGAAAAGAAGCTGATTAATAGTGGGCTAAAATTTAACGATATGAGGGTTGAGAGTGTGATGACGCCACGAAGTATGATCGAGGCGGTGCCGGTGGATGAGTTTCTTGGGCCGCTTGCTTTAGATGATCTTCATAAAAAAGGCTATAGTCGATTTCCGGTTATCCAAGGTGATATTGATCATATAGTTGGCATGTTAAGGATTCAAGATTTGTTAACAATTGATCGCAAGTCAAAATCTCATCGTGCAGAAAAAGTTATGAGTAGAGATGTTTACTATATAGATAAAGCTCAGACTCTACAGTACGCTTTGGCCGCATTCTTAAAAACACAGCATCATCTTTTTATTGTTATTAATGAACTTCGAGAAACGGTAGGTTTACTGAGTTTGGGTGATGTTATGGAGGAATTGTTTGGCCGTAAGATAGATAATGAATTTGACTCCGAGGAAGGCCTTTGTAAGGTTATTGAGCGTAAAAATCGCAGCACTAACAGCTTATAG
- the aspS gene encoding aspartate--tRNA ligase gives MKQRTFAIDTPTKVGEMITVAGWVHSRRDHGGLIFIDLRDHTGLVQLVINPDRAEAFRLAESLRDEFVIHASGVVTERGEGLKNPNIASGNVEIVVESLEILNRAETLPIQPFAEENQAGEDLRFKYRYLDLRRPKMQEMLKKRAEMYRRMHQYMDTRDFIEIQTPILANSSPEGARDFLIPSRLQENKFYALPQAPQQFKQLLMVGGVPRYYQLAACFRDEDPRADRLYGEFYQLDLEMSFVEDGEEVRQEVEPLMCQFATDFAGKKLLDLSDLPVGDGSPIPRISYRDAMETYGSDKPDLRFGMKLIELTDVFAETEFGVFKNAECIKAICVKNGASLSRKQIDQFTDIAKSEGAGGLPYIKYVKIKHPDEAQGYAIPITSSDFYGYDAISPVAKHLSDRERKSLIDTMKPEDGDVVFFGADTRSVVNAVLGRLRNEFATHFNLKDPSVVALAWIIDFPFYEWDDHGKKLDFGHNPFGMPKGGLQALESAKTDADKLAIVADQFDMVMNGYEICSGGVRNHNPAVLYKVFDLLGFSESYVEEKFGAMLNAFKYGAPPHAGCAFGVDRILMELIDETNVRETLAFPKNGSGVDVMMDSPSTVDPAQLRELGL, from the coding sequence ATGAAACAGAGGACTTTTGCAATTGATACACCAACGAAAGTTGGGGAAATGATTACCGTGGCGGGCTGGGTACACTCACGTCGCGATCATGGTGGACTGATTTTTATTGACCTGCGCGACCATACTGGGCTGGTGCAGCTGGTGATTAATCCTGATAGGGCGGAAGCGTTTCGTTTGGCGGAAAGCTTGCGTGATGAGTTTGTGATTCATGCTAGCGGTGTGGTGACTGAGCGTGGCGAAGGTTTGAAAAATCCAAATATCGCCAGTGGTAATGTAGAAATTGTGGTGGAGAGTTTGGAGATTCTCAATCGTGCTGAAACCTTGCCAATCCAGCCATTTGCCGAGGAGAATCAGGCAGGCGAGGACTTACGTTTTAAGTATCGCTACCTCGACTTGCGCCGCCCGAAGATGCAGGAGATGCTGAAAAAGCGTGCTGAAATGTATAGGCGAATGCATCAGTATATGGATACTCGGGACTTCATCGAGATTCAGACGCCGATTTTGGCAAATTCCAGCCCCGAGGGTGCGCGTGATTTTCTGATCCCCAGCCGGTTGCAGGAAAATAAGTTCTATGCTCTGCCGCAAGCGCCGCAGCAGTTCAAGCAGCTGCTGATGGTTGGCGGTGTGCCGCGGTATTACCAGTTGGCGGCGTGTTTTCGCGATGAAGATCCGCGAGCTGATCGACTGTACGGCGAGTTTTATCAGCTGGATTTGGAGATGAGCTTCGTTGAAGACGGCGAGGAAGTCCGCCAGGAAGTTGAGCCGTTGATGTGTCAGTTCGCGACCGATTTCGCGGGTAAGAAGTTGCTGGATTTGAGTGACCTGCCTGTTGGTGATGGCAGTCCAATTCCGCGCATTTCCTACCGCGACGCCATGGAGACATATGGCTCGGACAAGCCAGACCTACGTTTTGGTATGAAGCTGATTGAATTGACCGACGTATTTGCCGAAACTGAATTTGGCGTGTTCAAAAACGCTGAGTGTATCAAGGCGATTTGCGTGAAAAACGGCGCTTCTTTGAGCCGCAAGCAAATTGATCAATTCACCGACATTGCCAAGAGTGAGGGGGCGGGCGGTTTGCCCTACATTAAATATGTTAAAATAAAACACCCTGACGAGGCACAGGGATATGCAATCCCGATCACTAGTAGTGATTTTTATGGCTATGATGCGATTTCGCCAGTGGCAAAACACTTGTCAGACAGAGAACGTAAATCGCTTATAGATACAATGAAACCTGAAGACGGTGATGTTGTCTTCTTCGGCGCCGACACTCGCTCAGTCGTCAACGCCGTACTTGGTCGTCTGCGCAACGAATTTGCTACCCATTTCAACTTGAAAGACCCGAGCGTGGTGGCCTTGGCTTGGATTATTGATTTTCCGTTTTATGAATGGGATGATCACGGCAAGAAGCTTGATTTTGGGCACAACCCATTTGGTATGCCAAAGGGCGGGTTGCAGGCGCTGGAGTCGGCCAAGACTGACGCCGACAAGCTCGCCATCGTGGCTGATCAATTCGACATGGTGATGAATGGCTACGAAATCTGCTCCGGCGGTGTGCGAAACCACAATCCTGCAGTGCTATATAAAGTATTTGACCTGCTTGGCTTTAGTGAATCCTATGTTGAGGAAAAATTTGGCGCCATGCTAAATGCCTTCAAATACGGTGCGCCGCCGCACGCTGGCTGTGCCTTTGGTGTTGACCGCATCCTCATGGAGCTCATCGACGAAACGAACGTCCGCGAGACCCTAGCTTTTCCAAAGAACGGCTCTGGTGTTGACGTGATGATGGATTCACCGTCAACAGTCGATCCAGCGCAGCTACGAGAATTAGGACTATAA
- a CDS encoding NAD(P)/FAD-dependent oxidoreductase — MSQKPTFDYDYIVIGSGAGGSPAASILASAGKKVAVVEKSTFGGESPNWGDVPTGFMSYTINTYQITKNAAKFGLRTNSVGYNYPSLLSWKDVVTKRTGAGGNRRYYEKQGISVFAGNAHFLSPNEIAVNRRHLSARKFLIATGSDWQIPKIPGLENTTYHTPKTIFNLKRLPKTIFVIGSSTAALELAHIFSVLGTKVYIAEESSRILPNFDEEVSNLLTNDAKKNRNISVLTYTKVISIQKSSIQKRITFLQGQVEKSVRVDEILIADQQIPATDLGLENAGVKYTRKGVSVDSSLRTSARHIFAAGSVVDTTIQTHEVLSQSRIAAHNLLHNNKLKTGGSPRLQVAFTQPEIAQVGMNENDCRKKGIKVKMAIVPLTSAVRSNITDQRTGFVKLIVNQRRVIIGATIIGPHASDMIAEISLAIRHKITSDELAATPHCFTSWSEAVRIAAGKLL; from the coding sequence ATGTCACAAAAACCGACATTTGACTATGACTATATCGTAATTGGTAGCGGCGCTGGCGGTTCGCCAGCAGCCAGTATATTGGCTAGTGCTGGCAAAAAAGTTGCTGTTGTAGAAAAATCAACATTTGGCGGGGAATCGCCAAATTGGGGAGACGTACCAACCGGATTTATGTCCTACACCATCAACACTTATCAGATTACCAAAAATGCCGCTAAATTTGGACTACGTACTAACTCTGTTGGCTATAACTACCCCTCCCTGCTCTCCTGGAAAGATGTCGTCACCAAAAGAACTGGCGCCGGCGGAAACCGTCGCTACTATGAGAAACAAGGCATTAGTGTATTTGCAGGAAACGCCCACTTCTTAAGCCCAAACGAAATTGCCGTAAATCGCAGACATTTATCGGCCCGCAAATTCCTTATTGCCACTGGCTCTGATTGGCAAATTCCAAAAATTCCTGGGTTAGAAAACACTACATACCACACCCCAAAAACTATCTTCAATCTAAAGCGACTGCCAAAGACCATATTTGTTATAGGGTCAAGCACTGCAGCCCTGGAGCTGGCTCATATATTCTCAGTTTTAGGCACTAAAGTTTATATAGCAGAAGAGTCATCGCGAATCTTGCCGAATTTTGACGAGGAAGTTAGTAACCTCCTGACTAACGACGCAAAGAAAAACCGTAATATATCCGTTCTAACCTACACCAAAGTTATTTCAATCCAAAAATCTTCTATCCAAAAACGCATTACTTTCCTACAGGGTCAAGTTGAAAAATCAGTACGTGTCGATGAAATTTTAATTGCCGACCAACAAATACCTGCGACAGACTTGGGATTAGAAAATGCTGGCGTAAAATACACAAGAAAAGGTGTTTCTGTCGACTCTTCCCTACGAACCTCTGCGCGACATATTTTTGCTGCTGGAAGTGTCGTGGATACTACCATCCAAACACATGAAGTTTTAAGCCAAAGTCGTATAGCTGCTCATAATTTGCTGCATAATAACAAGTTAAAGACGGGCGGCTCACCACGCTTACAAGTAGCTTTTACGCAGCCAGAGATTGCCCAAGTGGGTATGAATGAAAATGATTGCCGAAAGAAAGGCATAAAAGTGAAAATGGCAATTGTCCCGCTGACAAGCGCCGTACGCAGCAATATTACCGACCAGCGAACAGGATTTGTGAAGCTGATTGTTAATCAAAGACGAGTAATTATTGGAGCAACGATAATCGGACCGCATGCCAGCGACATGATAGCCGAGATATCACTAGCCATTCGACATAAAATTACCAGTGACGAATTAGCCGCCACACCACACTGTTTCACTTCCTGGTCAGAAGCTGTACGAATTGCCGCTGGAAAACTTCTCTAA